From Thermomonas sp. XSG, one genomic window encodes:
- a CDS encoding L,D-transpeptidase, producing MAFAVTTAGVAHAAERTAASPVATVDLLPPDQKVSDTVIELAGWVVASKDSHGYPFAIIDKAAAQVLVFAGDGRARGAAPGLFGSAVGDHSAPGVAGLALREIPGRDRTTPAGRFIGGFGPSIDAGRVLWVDYDSAVSMHPTATGVPAERRAERLASPSPDDNRVTHGCINVSPEFYEQVIRPAFERGGVFYILPDKASIAETFPAFAQAKTNKKVSGTISHARLRKALID from the coding sequence TTGGCCTTCGCCGTCACGACTGCCGGCGTGGCCCACGCCGCCGAGCGTACCGCTGCGTCGCCGGTTGCCACCGTGGACCTGCTTCCGCCGGACCAGAAGGTCTCCGACACGGTGATCGAGCTTGCGGGCTGGGTGGTCGCGTCCAAGGACAGTCATGGCTATCCATTCGCGATCATCGACAAGGCCGCGGCGCAGGTGCTGGTCTTTGCTGGCGACGGCCGCGCGCGTGGCGCGGCGCCTGGCTTGTTCGGATCGGCGGTCGGCGACCATTCGGCCCCCGGCGTTGCCGGTCTTGCGCTGCGCGAGATCCCGGGCCGCGACCGCACCACGCCTGCCGGTCGCTTCATTGGCGGCTTTGGTCCGTCCATCGACGCGGGGCGCGTGCTGTGGGTGGACTACGATTCCGCTGTCTCCATGCACCCCACCGCGACCGGCGTTCCGGCCGAGCGGCGCGCCGAACGCCTGGCATCGCCGTCGCCGGACGACAATCGCGTCACCCACGGCTGCATCAACGTCTCGCCGGAATTCTACGAGCAGGTCATCCGTCCGGCCTTCGAGCGAGGAGGCGTGTTCTACATCCTGCCGGACAAGGCATCGATCGCGGAGACCTTCCCGGCATTCGCGCAAGCAAAAACCAACAAAAAGGTGTCAGGGACAATTTCCCACGCGCGTTTGCGCAAGGCGCTGATCGACTGA
- a CDS encoding MFS transporter: protein MTTQLKGSAKRIPAGVWALGFVSLLMDVSSEMIHSLLPLFMVGVLGASALAVGIIEGIAESTALIVKVFSGALSDYLGKRKGLAIAGYALGAVSKPLFAIAPNISTVLCARFIDRIGKGVRGAPRDALVADIAPPEVRGAAFGLRQSLDTVGAFVGPLLAVGLMLLWANDFRRVFWVAMIPGLLAVALLVFGVREPPHHESRKRVNPIQKANLKRLGTAYWWVVAVGAVFTLARFSEAFLVLRAQQGGIPVALVPLVMVVMNLVYAGSAYPFGQLSDRVSHKRLLAWGLVVLIAADLVLALGNHWSTVLAGVALWGVHMGMTQGLLATMVADTAQPELRGTAFGFFNLVSGVAMLVASVVAGLLWDRLGASYTFHAGAAFALLALAGLVGTAKRLNRP, encoded by the coding sequence GTGACCACGCAGCTGAAGGGAAGCGCGAAACGGATTCCGGCCGGCGTGTGGGCGCTTGGCTTCGTCAGTCTGCTCATGGATGTCTCCTCGGAGATGATCCACAGCCTGCTGCCGCTTTTCATGGTCGGCGTGCTCGGGGCCAGCGCGCTGGCGGTCGGGATCATCGAGGGCATCGCCGAATCCACCGCGTTGATCGTGAAGGTCTTCTCCGGCGCGCTCAGCGACTATCTGGGCAAGCGCAAAGGGCTCGCCATCGCCGGCTATGCCCTGGGCGCGGTGAGCAAGCCGTTGTTCGCGATCGCGCCGAATATCTCCACGGTGTTGTGCGCGCGCTTCATCGATCGCATCGGCAAGGGCGTGCGCGGCGCGCCGCGCGATGCGCTGGTGGCGGACATCGCCCCGCCGGAAGTGCGCGGGGCGGCGTTCGGGCTGCGGCAGTCGCTGGATACCGTGGGTGCCTTTGTCGGGCCTCTTCTTGCGGTCGGATTGATGCTGCTGTGGGCCAATGACTTCCGGCGGGTGTTCTGGGTCGCGATGATTCCAGGGTTGCTGGCGGTGGCGTTGCTGGTGTTTGGAGTGCGTGAGCCGCCGCATCACGAGAGTCGGAAGCGGGTCAATCCGATCCAGAAAGCCAACCTGAAACGGCTCGGCACGGCGTACTGGTGGGTGGTCGCGGTTGGCGCGGTGTTCACGCTCGCCCGCTTCAGTGAGGCCTTTCTGGTGCTGCGCGCCCAGCAGGGTGGGATCCCGGTGGCGCTGGTGCCGCTGGTGATGGTGGTCATGAACCTGGTCTACGCGGGTTCGGCTTATCCGTTCGGGCAGCTCTCGGATCGGGTAAGCCACAAGCGCCTGCTGGCGTGGGGCCTGGTGGTGCTGATCGCTGCGGATCTGGTACTTGCATTGGGGAACCATTGGTCGACGGTGCTGGCCGGGGTGGCGCTGTGGGGCGTGCACATGGGGATGACGCAGGGACTGCTTGCCACGATGGTCGCCGACACGGCGCAGCCGGAGCTTCGCGGGACCGCATTCGGCTTCTTCAATCTGGTCAGCGGCGTGGCGATGCTGGTGGCCAGCGTGGTGGCCGGGTTGCTGTGGGATCGCCTCGGTGCGTCCTACACCTTCCATGCAGGCGCTGCCTTTGCGCTGCTTGCACTGGCCGGGTTGGTGGGAACTGCCAAACGCCTGAATCGTCCCTGA
- a CDS encoding FKBP-type peptidyl-prolyl cis-trans isomerase translates to MASRALRLTATLSVLLLTACSQPPPYTGGDVAELQRIDVATGQGAVAMAGDEVSVHYTGWLYDQNAADKRGQKFDSSRDRGQPFVFMLGAGRVIRGWDEGVAGMRVGGKRELHIPAALGYGRDGAGDVIPPGASLVFEVELLDVRK, encoded by the coding sequence ATGGCCTCTCGCGCACTTCGCCTGACCGCAACGCTGTCCGTCCTGCTGCTGACCGCCTGCAGCCAGCCGCCGCCATACACCGGTGGCGATGTCGCCGAACTGCAGCGCATCGACGTGGCGACGGGACAGGGCGCTGTCGCCATGGCCGGCGACGAAGTCAGCGTGCACTACACGGGTTGGCTCTACGACCAGAACGCGGCCGACAAGCGTGGCCAGAAATTCGACAGCTCCCGCGACCGCGGCCAGCCGTTCGTGTTCATGCTGGGCGCGGGCCGGGTCATCCGCGGCTGGGACGAAGGCGTTGCCGGCATGCGGGTGGGCGGCAAGCGCGAGCTCCACATCCCCGCCGCGCTCGGCTATGGCCGCGACGGTGCGGGCGACGTCATCCCGCCGGGCGCTTCACTGGTGTTCGAGGTGGAATTGCTGGACGTGCGTAAATGA
- a CDS encoding GGDEF domain-containing protein yields MPVQDPDDQYLRVAMMVMLSLALLAGVCATAIHWLGPVHRPMDRVLPPVASALFAGLLCALWLRPAWVGIITRIALCLAALALIAPAWLYTVQASLSPELRLIDMLPPISSLFAVFMAMLMIFVPGRRAYVAAAVGWLLVASPVLVYLLTHPGELGTPRGVDLVMAFGPASLILVVLLPVQRGLTGKIRRLASERDGIEVQLHRDPLTGVHSRLFGERVLRDVLARGGAAGLVMLDLDRFKAINDTYGHPAGDDVLRAVAASCERLLRPSECIARWGGEEFLVILPDVNAAALHGIADRLRVAITAVPVAPVAQVTASLGTAVLHPADTLDSALQRVDQALYHAKELGGNRVCASDGREDDQLQSLAARAREGSRLHIGSPSAG; encoded by the coding sequence ATGCCCGTGCAGGATCCAGACGATCAGTACCTCCGCGTCGCCATGATGGTCATGCTCTCGCTGGCCCTGCTGGCGGGCGTTTGTGCGACGGCGATCCACTGGCTGGGCCCGGTCCATCGCCCGATGGATCGGGTGCTTCCGCCCGTGGCCAGCGCGTTGTTTGCCGGTCTCCTCTGCGCGCTGTGGCTGCGGCCCGCCTGGGTGGGCATCATCACGCGCATCGCCCTGTGCCTGGCGGCCCTCGCGCTGATCGCGCCCGCGTGGCTTTACACGGTGCAGGCAAGCCTGTCGCCGGAGCTGCGGCTGATCGACATGCTGCCGCCGATATCGTCGCTGTTCGCCGTCTTCATGGCGATGCTCATGATCTTCGTGCCGGGGCGGCGCGCGTACGTCGCCGCCGCGGTCGGCTGGCTGCTGGTGGCGTCGCCGGTGCTGGTCTACCTGCTGACCCACCCCGGGGAACTGGGGACGCCGCGCGGTGTGGACCTGGTCATGGCGTTCGGCCCCGCCAGCCTCATCCTGGTGGTGCTGCTGCCCGTGCAGCGCGGACTCACGGGGAAGATCCGGCGGCTGGCCTCCGAGCGCGACGGCATCGAGGTGCAGTTGCATCGCGACCCGCTCACCGGGGTGCACAGCCGCCTGTTCGGCGAGCGGGTGCTCCGCGACGTGTTGGCGCGCGGTGGCGCGGCCGGGCTGGTCATGCTCGACCTCGATCGCTTCAAGGCCATCAACGACACCTACGGCCATCCGGCCGGCGACGACGTGCTGCGCGCCGTGGCCGCGAGCTGCGAGCGCCTGCTGAGGCCGAGCGAGTGCATCGCGCGCTGGGGCGGCGAGGAGTTCCTGGTGATCCTGCCGGACGTCAATGCGGCGGCTCTGCACGGCATCGCCGATCGCCTGCGCGTGGCGATCACGGCCGTGCCGGTGGCGCCGGTCGCGCAGGTGACGGCCTCACTGGGCACGGCCGTGTTGCACCCCGCCGACACGCTTGACTCCGCGCTGCAGCGTGTCGATCAGGCGCTGTACCACGCCAAGGAACTGGGCGGCAACCGCGTTTGCGCAAGTGATGGGCGCGAGGATGATCAGCTGCAGTCCTTGGCTGCACGTGCGCGCGAAGGTTCACGGCTTCACATCGGTTCCCCCAGCGCTGGGTGA
- a CDS encoding transposase has translation MARHPRIDLPGIPQHVVQRGNNRLPCFLDDEDRARYRQLLREALLASDCRLHAYVLMDNHVHLLVTPHRAGAIGQLMQHLGRQYVGQFNARHGRTGTLWEGRYKACLVDTTDYLLRCARYIDLNPVRARMTDSPTAFAWSSCAGLCGLRDDPLLAPHPVQRTLGADGYRALLAEALSEEDLAALRLYLQQQRAYGRDDFRAMVEAKTQRFAGVCPRIDRPRPNQSLKRE, from the coding sequence ATGGCCCGACACCCCCGCATCGACCTCCCCGGCATCCCGCAGCACGTCGTGCAGCGCGGCAACAACCGCCTGCCCTGCTTCCTGGACGACGAGGACCGCGCCCGCTACCGCCAACTGTTGCGCGAAGCCCTGTTGGCCAGCGACTGCCGGCTGCACGCCTACGTGCTGATGGACAACCACGTGCACCTGCTGGTCACGCCGCACCGGGCCGGCGCCATCGGCCAGCTGATGCAGCACCTGGGCCGCCAGTACGTGGGCCAGTTCAACGCCCGCCACGGCCGCACCGGCACGTTGTGGGAAGGCCGCTACAAGGCTTGCCTGGTCGATACCACCGACTACCTGCTGCGCTGCGCCCGCTATATCGACCTCAACCCGGTCCGCGCCCGCATGACCGACTCCCCCACCGCGTTCGCCTGGTCCAGCTGCGCCGGCCTGTGCGGCCTGCGCGATGACCCGCTGCTGGCGCCGCATCCCGTGCAACGCACCTTGGGCGCAGACGGCTATCGGGCGCTGCTGGCCGAAGCCCTGAGCGAAGAAGACCTCGCCGCCCTCCGCCTCTACCTGCAACAGCAACGCGCCTATGGCCGCGACGACTTCCGCGCGATGGTCGAAGCCAAAACCCAACGGTTCGCCGGCGTTTGCCCGCGCATCGACCGGCCAAGGCCAAATCAATCATTGAAACGGGAATAA
- a CDS encoding DUF2290 domain-containing protein, whose protein sequence is MYRQRLQAIAREAGFPVDEYGDAHFVVSHEVVGELRTLQYVDQWRSALANRWYHLRMQDHSLFLFSEGLSPSYSFIHCPLEIMTFPDYLAERGEENNPRIRREMAGSYQNVIDTAAERRHVTPIRYDYDPRGYQEGVHPVAHIHIGLGNEVRLCSNKMSAASFVLFVMRQMYPKSWEQLLTRKGLNRFVNSIREPSTRLEERYFGAVDRIELHLT, encoded by the coding sequence ATGTACAGGCAACGTCTTCAAGCGATAGCGCGGGAGGCGGGATTTCCCGTTGACGAATATGGGGACGCCCACTTTGTGGTTTCGCATGAAGTTGTGGGCGAACTGCGTACATTGCAGTACGTGGATCAGTGGCGGTCTGCGCTAGCTAACCGGTGGTACCACTTGCGAATGCAAGACCACTCCTTGTTTCTTTTTTCTGAAGGACTGTCGCCTTCGTACTCGTTTATTCATTGTCCTTTGGAAATTATGACGTTTCCTGACTATCTGGCCGAACGCGGCGAGGAGAACAACCCTCGCATCCGGCGCGAGATGGCAGGCAGTTATCAAAACGTCATAGATACGGCAGCGGAAAGACGCCATGTCACGCCGATACGTTACGACTACGATCCGAGAGGCTACCAGGAAGGCGTCCATCCCGTGGCGCACATTCACATTGGCCTAGGCAACGAAGTGCGGCTCTGCAGCAACAAAATGAGCGCAGCATCATTTGTCCTTTTTGTCATGCGACAGATGTATCCGAAGAGCTGGGAGCAGCTCTTGACTCGCAAGGGTCTGAATCGCTTTGTCAACTCAATTCGTGAGCCGTCCACACGCTTGGAAGAGAGATACTTCGGTGCGGTGGATCGCATCGAGCTGCACCTGACATAG
- a CDS encoding ATP-binding domain-containing protein translates to MQIYPKESVIRADPSARILIDHLKKNEAPLSLEDAIIFFNFPLFREDEKLLVADLVLISPMHGVLLISTPGADVDRAKEQLDGAFNQVFSRLVRYPRLRAGRANLRFNLDACIWIPEGGAGENIQVGLAGLDSALASMKLGAQIDEGVFAELVSTLDGSKALIKAKERPVENFAPEAKVGIIARLEDEIRRFDRDQRVAYMTETTGPQRIQGLAGSGKTVVLALKAALTAVREPDARIAVTFYTKSLYQHIKQLITRFYRMHEDRDPDWKKIQILHAWGGATVDGLYHQTARRFGHTPLNFAEAQRISARQPFAAVCRPLLADPNVINSFDYVFVDEAQDFPPEFMRLALRLAVDEKLVIAYDVFQTIFDVETPTAAILFGTDGEEVPHVNFEEEIVLHKCYRNPREILVCAHAIGFGIYGDKVVQMLESKDHWEDFGYEVEGELAPLKPAVIVRPRENSPSSISDSCSADEIISCQVFGRANEEVSYVVERIQSDIQQHGVPPEDILVICADDRNTGMYLNAVSSALRAVGIVVNNIHAQSYGVPDFQQEGAVTLSTVYKAKGNEAYCVYLVGIDALFWRPSPRSRNCAFTAMTRAKGWLCVTGVGSAAQAFAAELARAKAQFPALRFTQPSEQDLVFMKRDLVQAEPSEVDEEISHLGQSLDPEDFERILRKKLREVQAQKRSKKRFK, encoded by the coding sequence GTGCAAATTTATCCGAAGGAGTCGGTTATTCGAGCAGATCCGAGTGCTCGGATTCTGATTGACCACCTCAAGAAAAACGAGGCACCGTTATCTCTAGAAGATGCAATCATCTTTTTTAACTTTCCGCTTTTTAGGGAAGACGAGAAGCTACTTGTCGCTGATCTAGTTTTAATTTCGCCGATGCATGGAGTGCTTTTGATCAGCACTCCGGGCGCGGATGTTGATCGAGCTAAAGAGCAACTGGATGGCGCTTTCAATCAGGTGTTTTCCCGTTTGGTGAGATATCCACGTCTGCGTGCGGGTCGCGCCAATCTAAGATTCAACTTGGATGCATGTATTTGGATCCCAGAAGGCGGCGCGGGCGAGAATATCCAAGTTGGGCTGGCCGGCCTCGACTCCGCGCTCGCGTCCATGAAGCTTGGTGCACAAATCGACGAAGGGGTTTTTGCGGAACTCGTTTCGACGTTAGACGGGTCGAAAGCTCTCATCAAGGCGAAGGAGCGCCCTGTCGAAAATTTCGCACCCGAAGCAAAAGTAGGAATAATCGCTCGGCTTGAAGACGAAATACGTAGATTCGATCGCGATCAGCGTGTTGCCTACATGACCGAGACCACGGGGCCGCAGCGAATCCAGGGTCTGGCGGGATCGGGGAAAACTGTCGTTCTTGCGCTTAAGGCCGCGCTAACCGCGGTGCGCGAACCAGACGCTCGGATAGCGGTCACGTTTTACACAAAGAGCCTCTACCAGCACATCAAGCAACTAATAACTCGATTCTACAGGATGCATGAGGATCGAGATCCGGACTGGAAGAAGATCCAGATATTGCATGCATGGGGAGGGGCGACAGTCGATGGGCTCTATCATCAGACCGCTCGACGCTTCGGCCATACTCCGCTTAACTTCGCCGAAGCTCAACGAATCTCGGCGCGGCAGCCTTTCGCGGCCGTGTGCCGCCCTCTGCTGGCCGACCCCAACGTAATCAACTCATTTGATTATGTGTTCGTTGATGAGGCTCAAGACTTTCCGCCGGAGTTCATGAGGTTGGCACTTCGGTTAGCCGTCGACGAAAAGTTAGTTATCGCGTACGACGTATTTCAAACAATCTTCGACGTCGAGACGCCAACCGCAGCGATCCTGTTTGGAACCGACGGTGAGGAAGTCCCGCACGTCAATTTTGAGGAGGAGATCGTGTTGCACAAGTGCTACCGAAATCCCCGGGAAATTCTGGTTTGCGCTCATGCAATCGGCTTCGGCATTTACGGCGACAAGGTAGTGCAAATGCTTGAGTCTAAGGACCACTGGGAAGACTTTGGTTATGAAGTTGAGGGTGAGCTCGCGCCTTTGAAGCCTGCAGTCATCGTGCGTCCACGTGAGAACTCACCTTCGTCTATCAGTGACTCGTGCTCAGCGGACGAAATAATTTCATGTCAGGTCTTCGGTCGGGCAAATGAAGAGGTCAGCTACGTCGTTGAGCGTATCCAGTCCGACATCCAGCAGCATGGAGTTCCTCCGGAAGATATTTTGGTCATTTGCGCAGATGACCGGAATACCGGGATGTACTTGAATGCAGTCAGCTCCGCACTCCGAGCCGTTGGTATCGTGGTCAACAACATCCATGCGCAGTCCTACGGCGTGCCGGACTTCCAGCAGGAGGGAGCGGTAACTCTTTCCACGGTCTATAAAGCGAAAGGTAACGAAGCCTACTGCGTTTACTTGGTGGGCATTGATGCGCTGTTCTGGCGGCCTAGTCCTCGATCTCGAAATTGCGCCTTCACCGCGATGACAAGAGCCAAAGGGTGGCTTTGCGTAACCGGCGTTGGTAGCGCCGCCCAAGCTTTCGCTGCTGAGCTCGCGCGTGCAAAGGCGCAGTTTCCTGCACTGCGATTCACTCAGCCTAGTGAGCAGGATTTGGTGTTCATGAAACGGGATCTGGTCCAAGCGGAGCCGTCGGAGGTGGATGAAGAGATCTCTCACTTGGGGCAGTCGTTGGATCCCGAGGACTTTGAGCGAATCCTGCGGAAGAAGCTTCGCGAGGTGCAAGCGCAGAAACGCTCCAAGAAGCGGTTCAAATAG